In Synechococcus sp. CC9616, the following are encoded in one genomic region:
- the speE gene encoding polyamine aminopropyltransferase, translated as MSGWIDEVHQGVRYGLAGEVLIEEISPFQRITVIRSERYGRGLMLDGCWMTAEGQERQYHEALVHPALCAAAAVERVLVIGGGDGGTARECLRHKDVKQLDLVEIDARVVELSRIHLPDIGGGAWDDPRLQLSIGDGIAWVSNAEAASYDVILVDGSDPAGPAEGLFNQAFFEHCRRVLRPGGVFATQSESPEAFRDVHVAMVRLIREVFGHADPLYGWVPMYPSGMWSWTFAAVDGPRYRQPDPWRAEHIAGGCELWSPRWQQGAFLAMPAFIERELKP; from the coding sequence ATGAGCGGCTGGATCGACGAGGTACATCAAGGCGTGCGTTACGGGTTGGCAGGCGAGGTCTTGATCGAGGAGATCAGCCCGTTCCAACGAATCACCGTGATCAGAAGCGAGCGCTACGGCCGGGGGCTGATGCTCGATGGCTGCTGGATGACGGCGGAAGGTCAGGAACGGCAGTATCACGAGGCTCTGGTTCATCCCGCCCTGTGTGCTGCAGCCGCGGTCGAACGCGTGTTGGTGATTGGTGGCGGCGATGGCGGCACGGCCCGTGAGTGCCTGCGCCACAAAGATGTCAAGCAACTGGACCTTGTTGAGATTGACGCCCGTGTGGTGGAGCTCAGCCGGATCCATCTGCCCGATATCGGCGGCGGCGCCTGGGATGATCCACGTCTGCAGCTGAGCATCGGCGACGGCATCGCCTGGGTCTCGAACGCAGAAGCGGCCAGCTACGACGTCATCCTTGTCGACGGCTCCGACCCGGCAGGTCCCGCGGAAGGGCTGTTCAACCAGGCCTTTTTTGAACATTGTCGACGGGTCCTCAGACCAGGGGGCGTGTTCGCCACCCAAAGCGAATCTCCGGAGGCATTCCGTGACGTCCATGTGGCGATGGTGCGCTTGATCCGTGAGGTGTTCGGTCACGCCGATCCGCTCTACGGATGGGTTCCGATGTACCCCAGCGGCATGTGGAGCTGGACCTTTGCTGCTGTCGATGGCCCCCGCTACCGACAGCCCGATCCCTGGCGCGCCGAACACATTGCTGGTGGCTGTGAACTCTGGAGTCCGCGTTGGCAGCAAGGCGCGTTTCTGGCCATGCCGGCCTTCATCGAAAGAGAACTCAAGCCATGA
- the speB gene encoding agmatinase has product MKKLFDTDGKIFMGAQRNPNNCRVGLFGVPYDGTTSFRPGTRFGPAAIREVSQGLESYCPQLDRDLDDIAFADLGAVEIPFGAPQPVVDAVLNATQTVLALGLKPLMLGGEHSISSGAVAAVAAKHPDLVLLQLDAHADLRETWLGARHSHACAMRRCLDVLPSGDLLQLSIRSGTREEFLELRRSGRLITNAQTLETALIPWQDRPLYLTVDLDWFDPSVLPGTGTPEPGGYDWHDFADVVDVLKRHRLVGADVVELAPQLDSSGVSSVLAAKVCRSLLLLLGSDQPDAQ; this is encoded by the coding sequence ATGAAGAAGCTGTTCGATACGGATGGGAAGATCTTCATGGGAGCCCAACGGAATCCCAACAACTGCCGAGTGGGTTTGTTCGGCGTTCCCTATGACGGCACCACCTCCTTCAGGCCGGGCACGCGTTTCGGTCCTGCGGCGATCCGCGAAGTGAGCCAGGGATTGGAGAGCTACTGCCCCCAGCTCGACCGGGACTTAGACGACATCGCCTTCGCTGATCTTGGAGCGGTCGAGATTCCCTTTGGTGCACCCCAACCGGTTGTGGATGCGGTTCTGAATGCGACACAGACCGTGCTGGCACTGGGCCTCAAACCACTAATGCTCGGCGGTGAGCACTCGATCAGCTCCGGTGCCGTGGCAGCAGTCGCAGCAAAGCATCCCGACCTTGTCCTGCTGCAACTCGATGCCCATGCCGATCTCAGGGAGACATGGTTGGGAGCACGCCACAGCCATGCCTGTGCCATGCGTCGCTGTCTTGATGTCCTGCCCAGTGGTGATCTGCTGCAACTTTCAATCCGCAGCGGCACACGCGAGGAATTTCTGGAACTTCGGCGCAGTGGCCGTCTGATCACAAACGCGCAGACATTAGAAACCGCGTTGATCCCATGGCAAGACCGACCGCTGTATTTGACGGTTGACCTGGACTGGTTCGATCCCTCTGTGCTGCCAGGAACCGGTACCCCGGAACCCGGGGGATATGACTGGCACGATTTCGCAGACGTGGTCGACGTGCTGAAACGTCATCGTCTCGTGGGGGCCGATGTTGTGGAGCTCGCACCGCAACTCGACAGCAGTGGCGTCAGTTCCGTGCTCGCAGCGAAGGTCTGCCGCAGCCTGCTCCTGCTTCTGGGTTCGGACCAACCAGACGCTCAATAG
- the arfB gene encoding alternative ribosome rescue aminoacyl-tRNA hydrolase ArfB: MNVDLIVNDRLVIPARDLRWRFSRASGPGGQGVNTTDSRVELWLDLDACSDLGPFRLARLKERLAPRLLDGRLRVVAAEERSQWRNRQLAMVRLATLLRQALQPPPAQRKATRPGRGAVRRRLEAKKKRGDLKRRRRDRPRLDE; this comes from the coding sequence ATGAATGTGGACTTGATCGTTAACGATCGTCTTGTTATTCCCGCCAGGGACCTTCGGTGGCGTTTCAGCAGGGCTTCAGGCCCTGGCGGACAGGGTGTCAACACCACGGATTCTCGTGTTGAGCTGTGGCTCGATCTGGATGCATGTTCGGACCTTGGGCCCTTCCGCCTGGCCCGGCTGAAAGAGAGGCTTGCTCCTCGCCTTCTCGATGGTCGTTTGCGAGTTGTGGCTGCGGAAGAGCGCTCCCAGTGGCGGAACCGTCAGCTGGCCATGGTTCGGCTGGCGACTCTTTTGCGTCAGGCTCTGCAGCCGCCGCCCGCTCAGCGCAAAGCCACCCGTCCTGGTCGTGGGGCAGTCAGGCGACGTCTGGAGGCCAAGAAAAAACGTGGGGATCTCAAGCGGCGCCGGCGAGATCGTCCAAGACTCGACGAGTGA
- a CDS encoding cyclic nucleotide-binding domain-containing protein has protein sequence MRASTTKATPLQLFLDHPEGDRLTLPTGSFVYRQGEQVQAVYVVQLGLVELSTGLRNRIRYGQGELFFYRDLVETSEFHSCDAKALTPLSLIRLNRASFLTLIHKHPTLVLDLLGRQHARLREQRVDACHFY, from the coding sequence TTGCGGGCTTCAACGACCAAAGCAACTCCTCTTCAGCTGTTTCTGGATCATCCCGAGGGTGACAGGCTCACGCTTCCGACCGGTTCATTTGTTTACCGACAAGGTGAACAGGTCCAGGCTGTGTATGTGGTTCAGCTCGGTTTGGTTGAACTCAGCACAGGGCTAAGAAACAGGATTCGCTACGGGCAGGGCGAATTGTTTTTTTATCGCGATTTGGTTGAAACGAGCGAATTCCACAGCTGCGATGCAAAGGCTTTGACGCCGCTGTCGTTGATTCGTCTCAATCGAGCCAGCTTCCTGACCCTGATTCATAAACATCCGACTCTGGTTCTGGATTTACTGGGGCGCCAGCATGCCCGTTTGCGGGAACAGCGCGTGGACGCCTGCCACTTCTATTGA